Proteins encoded together in one Mus caroli chromosome 4, CAROLI_EIJ_v1.1, whole genome shotgun sequence window:
- the Col8a2 gene encoding collagen alpha-2(VIII) chain isoform X1 → MGARHHFVSRSPSTDAMQGALMPLPSLLLLLLLLGCGPRVSSGGGAGGAAGYAPVKYVQPMQKGPVGPPFREGKGQYLEMPLPMLPMDLKGEPGPPGKPGPRGPPGPPGFPGKPGTGKPGVHGQPGPAGPPGFSRMGKAGPPGLPGKVGPPGQPGLRGEPGLRGDQGLRGPPGPPGLPGPSGITVPGKPGAQGAPGPPGFRGEPGPQGEPGPRGDRGLKGDNGVGQPGLPGVPGQAGAPGPPGLPGPAGLGKPGLDGIPGAPGDKGDSGPPGVPGSRGEPGAVGPKGPPGVDGVGIPGAAGVPGPQGPVGAKGEPGLRGPPGLIGPVGYGMPGKPGPKGDRGPVGAPGLLGDRGEPGEDGKPGEQGPQGLGGPPGLPGSAGLPGRRGPPGSKGEVGPGGPPGVPGIRGDQGPNGLAGKPGLPGERGLPGAHGPPGPTGPKGEPGFTGRPGGPGVAGALGQKGDLGLPGQPGLRGPSGIPGLQGPAGPIGPQGLPGLKGEPGLPGPPGEGKVGEPGSAGPTGPPGVPGSPGLTGPPGPPGPPGPPGAPGALDETGIAGLHLPNGGVEGAVLGKGGKPQFGLGELSAHATPAFTAVLTSPFPASGMPVRFDRTLYNGHSGYNPATGIFTCPVGGVYYFAYHVHVKGTNVWVALYKNNVPATYTYDEYKKGYLDQASGGAVLQLRPNDQVWVQMPSDQANGLYSTEYIHSSFSGFLLCPT, encoded by the exons CCCATCCACAGACGCCATGCAGGGGGCTCTGATGCCCCTGCcttcgctgctgctgctgctgttgctgttgggGTGTGGGCCAAGAGTGTCCTCTGGCGGCGGAGCTGGGGGTGCAGCGGGCTATGCCCCGGTCAAGTACGTGCAGCCCATGCAGAAAGGACCCGTGGGACCGCCTTTCCGAGAGGGCAAAGGCCAGTACTTGG aaatGCCTCTACCGATGCTGCCAATGGACTTGAAAGGAGAGCCAGGTCCCCCTGGGAAGCCGGGACCTCGGGGTCCCCCTGGGCCACCTGGCTTCCCAGGAAAACCAGGCACTGGAAAACCTGGGGTCCATGGACAACCAGGCCCTGCTGGCCCCCCTGGCTTCTCCCGGATGGGCAAAGCTGGtcccccagggctcccaggcaAGGTTGGAccaccagggcagccagggctacggGGGGAGCCAGGGCTACGAGGGGACCAGGGCCTCCGGGGGCCCCCAGGACCCCCTGGCCTTCCTGGTCCCTCAGGTATTACTGTCCCTGGAAAACCAGGTGCCCAGGGGGCTCCAGGGCCTCCAGGATTTAGGGGGGAGCCAGGACCCCAGGGAGAGCCTGGGCCCCGAGGAGATAGGGGCCTCAAAGGGGATAATGGAGTGGGCCAACCAGGGCTGCCTGGTGTCCCTGGACAGGCAGGTGCCCCTGGGCCTCCTGGGCTGCCCGGTCCAGCTGGCTTGGGCAAACCAGGTTTGGATGGGATACCAGGAGCCCCAGGAGACAAAGGTGATTCTGGCCCCCCTGGGGTTCCAGGTTCTAGGGGAGAGCCAGGAGCTGTGGGTCCAAAAGGCCCTCCTGGGGTAGATGGTGTGGGGATACCAGGGGCAGCAGGGGTGCCAGGGCCACAGGGTCCAGTAGGGGCTAAAGGAGAGCCAGGGCTCCGGGGCCCCCCTGGCCTGATAGGCCCTGTTGGCTATGGGATGCCAGGAAAACCAGGACCTAAGGGAGACAGGGGCCCAGTTGGGGCCCCAGGGCTcttaggagacagaggtgagCCAGGAGAGGATGGGAAGCCAGGGGAGCAGGGTCCACAGGGACTTGGGGGTCCACCTGGCCTTCCTGGGTCTGCAGGGCTTCCTGGTAGACGTGGGCCCCCTGGGTCAAAGGGAGAGGTAGGACCTGGAGGTCCCCCAGGAGTGCCTGGCATTCGAGGAGACCAAGGGCCTAATGGCCTGGCTGGGAAGCCTGGGCTCCCTGGTGAGAGGGGACTTCCTGGGGCCCATGGACCTCCTGGACCGACTGGGCCTAAGGGTGAGCCAGGTTTTACAGGTCGCCCTGGAGGGCCAGGGGTGGCAGGAGCCCTAGGACAGAAAGGTGACTTGGGGCTTCCTGGGCAGCCCGGCTTGAGGGGTCCCTCTGGAATCCCAGGGCTCCAGGGCCCAGCTGGCCCTATTGGGCCTCAGGGTCTGCCAGGCCTGAAGGGTGAACCAGGCCTTCCAGGGCCTCCTGGAGAGGGAAAAGTAGGGGAGCCTGGCTCTGCTGGTCCCACAGGGCCCCCTGGAGTCCCTGGCTCCCCAGGACTCACAGGTCCTCCTGGGCCCCCTGGGCCTCCTGGGCCTCCTGGTGCCCCCGGAGCCCTGGATGAGACTGGTATCGCAGGCTTGCATCTGCCCAATGGTGGCGTGGAGGGAGCTGTACTGGGCAAAGGAGGCAAGCCACAGTTTGGGCTTGGTGAGCTGTCAGCCCACGCCACTCCAGCCTTTACTGCAGTGCTCacttcccccttccctgcctcGGGCATGCCGGTTAGGTTTGACCGGACTCTCTACAATGGCCACAGCGGCTACAACCCAGCCACTGGCATCTTCACCTGCCCCGTGGGAGGGGTCTACTACTTTGCATACCATGTGCATGTCAAGGGCACCAATGTGTGGGTAGCCCTGTACAAGAACAACGTGCCGGCCACCTACACATACGACGAATACAAGAAGGGCTACCTGGACCAAGCTTCGGGAGGGGCTGTGCTCCAGCTGCGGCCCAATGACCAGGTGTGGGTGCAGATGCCCTCAGACCAGGCCAATGGTCTCTACTCCACTGAGTACATCCATTCGTCCTTCTCAGGATTCTTGCTCTGTCCCACATAA
- the Col8a2 gene encoding collagen alpha-2(VIII) chain isoform X2 — protein sequence MQGALMPLPSLLLLLLLLGCGPRVSSGGGAGGAAGYAPVKYVQPMQKGPVGPPFREGKGQYLEMPLPMLPMDLKGEPGPPGKPGPRGPPGPPGFPGKPGTGKPGVHGQPGPAGPPGFSRMGKAGPPGLPGKVGPPGQPGLRGEPGLRGDQGLRGPPGPPGLPGPSGITVPGKPGAQGAPGPPGFRGEPGPQGEPGPRGDRGLKGDNGVGQPGLPGVPGQAGAPGPPGLPGPAGLGKPGLDGIPGAPGDKGDSGPPGVPGSRGEPGAVGPKGPPGVDGVGIPGAAGVPGPQGPVGAKGEPGLRGPPGLIGPVGYGMPGKPGPKGDRGPVGAPGLLGDRGEPGEDGKPGEQGPQGLGGPPGLPGSAGLPGRRGPPGSKGEVGPGGPPGVPGIRGDQGPNGLAGKPGLPGERGLPGAHGPPGPTGPKGEPGFTGRPGGPGVAGALGQKGDLGLPGQPGLRGPSGIPGLQGPAGPIGPQGLPGLKGEPGLPGPPGEGKVGEPGSAGPTGPPGVPGSPGLTGPPGPPGPPGPPGAPGALDETGIAGLHLPNGGVEGAVLGKGGKPQFGLGELSAHATPAFTAVLTSPFPASGMPVRFDRTLYNGHSGYNPATGIFTCPVGGVYYFAYHVHVKGTNVWVALYKNNVPATYTYDEYKKGYLDQASGGAVLQLRPNDQVWVQMPSDQANGLYSTEYIHSSFSGFLLCPT from the exons ATGCAGGGGGCTCTGATGCCCCTGCcttcgctgctgctgctgctgttgctgttgggGTGTGGGCCAAGAGTGTCCTCTGGCGGCGGAGCTGGGGGTGCAGCGGGCTATGCCCCGGTCAAGTACGTGCAGCCCATGCAGAAAGGACCCGTGGGACCGCCTTTCCGAGAGGGCAAAGGCCAGTACTTGG aaatGCCTCTACCGATGCTGCCAATGGACTTGAAAGGAGAGCCAGGTCCCCCTGGGAAGCCGGGACCTCGGGGTCCCCCTGGGCCACCTGGCTTCCCAGGAAAACCAGGCACTGGAAAACCTGGGGTCCATGGACAACCAGGCCCTGCTGGCCCCCCTGGCTTCTCCCGGATGGGCAAAGCTGGtcccccagggctcccaggcaAGGTTGGAccaccagggcagccagggctacggGGGGAGCCAGGGCTACGAGGGGACCAGGGCCTCCGGGGGCCCCCAGGACCCCCTGGCCTTCCTGGTCCCTCAGGTATTACTGTCCCTGGAAAACCAGGTGCCCAGGGGGCTCCAGGGCCTCCAGGATTTAGGGGGGAGCCAGGACCCCAGGGAGAGCCTGGGCCCCGAGGAGATAGGGGCCTCAAAGGGGATAATGGAGTGGGCCAACCAGGGCTGCCTGGTGTCCCTGGACAGGCAGGTGCCCCTGGGCCTCCTGGGCTGCCCGGTCCAGCTGGCTTGGGCAAACCAGGTTTGGATGGGATACCAGGAGCCCCAGGAGACAAAGGTGATTCTGGCCCCCCTGGGGTTCCAGGTTCTAGGGGAGAGCCAGGAGCTGTGGGTCCAAAAGGCCCTCCTGGGGTAGATGGTGTGGGGATACCAGGGGCAGCAGGGGTGCCAGGGCCACAGGGTCCAGTAGGGGCTAAAGGAGAGCCAGGGCTCCGGGGCCCCCCTGGCCTGATAGGCCCTGTTGGCTATGGGATGCCAGGAAAACCAGGACCTAAGGGAGACAGGGGCCCAGTTGGGGCCCCAGGGCTcttaggagacagaggtgagCCAGGAGAGGATGGGAAGCCAGGGGAGCAGGGTCCACAGGGACTTGGGGGTCCACCTGGCCTTCCTGGGTCTGCAGGGCTTCCTGGTAGACGTGGGCCCCCTGGGTCAAAGGGAGAGGTAGGACCTGGAGGTCCCCCAGGAGTGCCTGGCATTCGAGGAGACCAAGGGCCTAATGGCCTGGCTGGGAAGCCTGGGCTCCCTGGTGAGAGGGGACTTCCTGGGGCCCATGGACCTCCTGGACCGACTGGGCCTAAGGGTGAGCCAGGTTTTACAGGTCGCCCTGGAGGGCCAGGGGTGGCAGGAGCCCTAGGACAGAAAGGTGACTTGGGGCTTCCTGGGCAGCCCGGCTTGAGGGGTCCCTCTGGAATCCCAGGGCTCCAGGGCCCAGCTGGCCCTATTGGGCCTCAGGGTCTGCCAGGCCTGAAGGGTGAACCAGGCCTTCCAGGGCCTCCTGGAGAGGGAAAAGTAGGGGAGCCTGGCTCTGCTGGTCCCACAGGGCCCCCTGGAGTCCCTGGCTCCCCAGGACTCACAGGTCCTCCTGGGCCCCCTGGGCCTCCTGGGCCTCCTGGTGCCCCCGGAGCCCTGGATGAGACTGGTATCGCAGGCTTGCATCTGCCCAATGGTGGCGTGGAGGGAGCTGTACTGGGCAAAGGAGGCAAGCCACAGTTTGGGCTTGGTGAGCTGTCAGCCCACGCCACTCCAGCCTTTACTGCAGTGCTCacttcccccttccctgcctcGGGCATGCCGGTTAGGTTTGACCGGACTCTCTACAATGGCCACAGCGGCTACAACCCAGCCACTGGCATCTTCACCTGCCCCGTGGGAGGGGTCTACTACTTTGCATACCATGTGCATGTCAAGGGCACCAATGTGTGGGTAGCCCTGTACAAGAACAACGTGCCGGCCACCTACACATACGACGAATACAAGAAGGGCTACCTGGACCAAGCTTCGGGAGGGGCTGTGCTCCAGCTGCGGCCCAATGACCAGGTGTGGGTGCAGATGCCCTCAGACCAGGCCAATGGTCTCTACTCCACTGAGTACATCCATTCGTCCTTCTCAGGATTCTTGCTCTGTCCCACATAA
- the Adprhl2 gene encoding ADP-ribose glycohydrolase ARH3, whose amino-acid sequence MAAAAAAAAAMTAAGGCGAGAARSLSRFRGCLAGALLGDCVGAVYEAHDTVSLASVLSHVESLEPDPGTPGSARTETLYYTDDTAMTRALVQSLLAKEAFDEVDMAHRFAQEYKKDPDRGYGAGVITVFKKLLNPKCRDVYEPARAQFNGKGSYGNGGAMRVAGISLAYSSVQDVQKFARLSAQLTHASSLGYNGAILQALAVHLALQGVSSSEHFLEQLLDHMEELEGDAQSVLDAKELGMEERPYSSRLKKVGELLDQDVVSREEVVSELGNGIAAFESVPTAIYCFLRCMEPHPEIPSTFNSLQRTLIYSISLGGDTDTIATMAGAIAGAYYGMEQVPESWQQSCEGFEETDVLAQSLHRIFQESS is encoded by the exons atggcggcggcggcggcagcagcggcaGCGATGACGGCGGCGGGCGGCTGCGGGGCAGGTGCGGCCCGCTCCCTCTCGCGCTTCCGAGGCTGCCTGGCGGGCGCGCTGCTGGGAGATTGCGTGGGCGCTGTCTACGAGGCACACGATACCGTCAGCCTGGCATCAGTCCTGAGTCACGTCGAGAGCCTGGAGCCGGACCCGGGCACGCCGGGCAGCGCGCGGACAG AGACACTGTACTACACAGATGACACTGCCATGACCAGGGCCCTGGTGCAGTCCCTGCTGGCCAAGGAGGCCTTCGATGAGGTGGACATGGCTCACAG GTTTGCCCAGGAATACAAGAAGGACCCTGACAGAGGGTATGGGGCCGGAGTCATCACTGTCTTCAAGAAACTTCTGAATCCCAAGTGCCGTGATGTCTATGAGCCTGCCCGGGCCCAGTTCAACGGGAAGGGTTCCTATGGCAATGGGGGCGCCATGCGGGTAGCAGGCATCTCGCTGGCCTATAGCAGTGTCCAGGACGTACAGAAG TTTGCCCGGCTCTCGGCCCAGCTGACCCATGCCTCTTCCCTGGGCTATAACGGTGCCATCTTGCAGGCCCTGGCTGTGCACCTCGCTCTGCAGGGTGTATCATCCAGTGAGCACTTCCTCGAGCAGCTTCTGGACCACATGGAGGAGCTGGAAGGTGATGCCCAGTCAGTCTTGGACGCCAAGGA GTTGGGTATGGAGGAGCGTCCGTACTCCAGCAGGCTGAAGAAGGTCGGAGAACTGCTGGACCAGGACGTGGTGAGCCGAGAGGAAGTGGTGTCCGAGCTAG GGAATGGCATTGCCGCCTTTGAATCTGTGCCCACCGCCATCTACTGCTTCCTGCGCTGCATGGAGCCTCACCCCGAGATCCCCTCCACCTTCAacagtctccagaggactctcatCTACTCCATCTCACTTGGTGGGGACACAGACACCATAGCCACCATGGCTGGGGCCATTGCTGGAGCTTACTATGGGATGGAACAGGTGCCGGAGAGCTGGCAGCAAAGTTGTGAAGGCTTTGAGGAAACAGACGTCCTGGCCCAGAGCCTGCACCGAATCTTCCAGGAGAGCTCGTAA
- the Tekt2 gene encoding tektin-2, which produces MATLSFKPSERYRLSDWRTNSYLLSTNAERQRDASHQIRQEARILRNETNNQIVWDEHDNRTRLAERIDTVNRWKEMLDKCLTDLDAEIDSLTQAKESAEHNLQAKNLPLDVAIECLTLRESRRDIDVVRDPVEEELLKEVEVIEATKKILQEKISQAFQHLCLLQEIRQQLNSDHRDKMETLEIDRGCLSLNLTSPNISLKVNPTRVPKDSTTLQEWDEFTRFNKNRAEAEMKAAIELREAIALAIAQTNNELDAQRVATEFTFRKRLREMESFYSELKWQEKNTLEEIAELQGDIRRLEEDLRRKMMNLKLAHTRLESRTYRPNVELCRDQTQYGLIDEVHQLEATINTMKQKLAQTQDALDALFKHLARIQADIACKTNTLLLDTKCMDTRRKLTVPAEKFVPQVDTFTRTTNRTLSPLKICQLELT; this is translated from the exons ATGGCTACACTAAGTTTCAAGCCCAGCGAACGCTACCGGCTCTCCGACTGGCGCACCAACAGCTACCTGTTGTCCACCAATGCAGAGCGGCAGCGAGATGCTTCCCACCAAATACGCCAGGAGGCCCGGATCCTTCGCAACGAGACCAACAATCAG ATTGTATGGGATGAACATGACAATAGGACCCGCCTGGCTGAGAGGATCGACACTGTCAACCGGTGGAAGGAGATGCTGGACAAGTGTCTGACAGATTTAGATGCTGAGATCGATAGCTTGACACAG GCCAAAGAATCGGCGGAGCATAACCTACAGGCCAAGAACCTGCCTCTGGATGTGGCCATCGAGTGCCTGACTCTGCGAGAGAGCCGGCGAGACATTGATGTGGTGAGGGACCCTGTGGAGGAAGAGCTGCTGAAAGAGGTGGAAGTCATTGAAGCCACCAAGAAGATCCTACAGGAGAAGATTAGCCAGGCCTTCCAGCACCTCTG TCTCCTACAGGAAATTCGGCAGCAACTCAACTCTGACCACCGGGACAAAATGGAGACACTGGAGATCGACAGGGGCTGCCTCTCTCTCAACCTCACCTCCCCAAACATCTCTCTGAAAGTCAACCCCACACGCGTCCCCAAAGA CTCCACCACACTGCAGGAGTGGGATGAATTTACTCGATTCAACAAGAACCGGGCAGAGGCCGAAATGAAAGCCGCCATAGAGTTGAGGGAAGCCATTGCCCTAGCTATTGCTCAG ACCAACAATGAACTGGACGCTCAGAGGGTTGCGACAGAATTCACCTTCAGGAAGCGGCTTCGGGAAATGGAGAGTTTTTACAGTGAGCTCAAGTGGCAAGAGAAAAAT ACCTTAGAAGAGATAGCCGAGCTGCAGGGAGACATTCGGCGCCTGGAGGAGGACCTGCGTAGAAAGATGATGAACTTGAAGCTTGCACATACCCGGCTGGAGTCCAGAACCTACCGGCCCAATGTGGAGCTCTGCCGGGACCAG ACACAGTATGGCCTCATTGATGAAGTCCACCAGTTGGAGGCAACCATCAATACCATGAAGCAGAAGCTGGCCCAAACACA GGATGCTTTGGATGCCCTGTTCAAGCACCTGGCCCGGATACAGGCTGATATTGCGTGCAAGACCAACACCCTGCTCTTGGACACCAAGTGTATGGACACCCGACGCAAGCTGACGGTGCCAGCTGAGAAATTTGTGCCCCAGGTGGACACCTTCACGCGCACGACAAACCGCACACTGAGTCCACTCAAAATCTGCCAGCTGGAGCTAACCTAG